Proteins from one Poseidonibacter antarcticus genomic window:
- the gmd gene encoding GDP-mannose 4,6-dehydratase, with amino-acid sequence MKKAIITGITGQDGAYLAALLLEKGYDVYGTYRRTSSVNFWRIEELGIKNHENLHLVEYDLTDQSNSIRMVADIKPDEIYNLAAQSFVGVSFEQPIATAHITGLGCVHLLEAIRIVNPKIKFYQASTSEMFGDVQEIPQTEKTPFWPRSPYGAAKMYAHWMVVNYREAYDIFATSGILFNHESPLRGQEFVTRKITDSVAKIKLGKLDHIELGNMDAKRDWGFAKDYVEGMYLMLQAPKPDTFLLATNRTETVRDFVTMSFKAVGIEVEFRGKAEDEIAVDKATGKTLVKVNPKFYRPAEVELLIGNPQKAKDELGWEPKCTLEELCAMMVKEDLRRNEIGFSF; translated from the coding sequence ATGAAAAAAGCAATAATTACAGGTATTACAGGACAAGATGGAGCTTATTTAGCTGCCTTACTTTTAGAAAAAGGTTATGATGTTTATGGTACATATAGAAGAACTTCTTCTGTTAATTTTTGGAGAATTGAAGAGTTAGGAATTAAAAATCATGAAAACTTACATTTAGTAGAATATGATTTAACTGATCAATCAAATAGTATTAGAATGGTAGCTGATATTAAACCTGATGAAATCTATAATTTAGCAGCTCAAAGTTTTGTGGGAGTTTCTTTTGAACAACCAATTGCAACAGCTCATATTACAGGTCTTGGTTGTGTTCATTTACTTGAAGCTATTAGAATTGTAAATCCTAAAATTAAATTTTATCAAGCAAGTACTTCTGAAATGTTTGGTGATGTTCAAGAAATTCCACAAACAGAAAAAACACCATTTTGGCCACGAAGTCCTTATGGAGCTGCAAAAATGTATGCACATTGGATGGTAGTAAATTATAGAGAAGCTTATGATATATTTGCAACAAGTGGAATTCTTTTTAATCATGAATCACCATTAAGAGGTCAAGAATTTGTAACAAGAAAAATCACAGATAGTGTAGCAAAAATAAAACTTGGGAAATTAGATCATATAGAACTTGGAAATATGGATGCAAAAAGAGATTGGGGTTTTGCAAAAGATTATGTTGAGGGAATGTATCTTATGCTTCAAGCTCCTAAACCTGACACTTTTTTACTTGCAACTAATAGAACTGAAACAGTAAGAGATTTTGTAACAATGTCTTTTAAAGCAGTTGGAATTGAAGTTGAATTTAGAGGAAAAGCTGAAGATGAAATAGCAGTAGATAAAGCAACAGGAAAAACTTTAGTAAAAGTAAATCCAAAATTTTATAGACCAGCTGAAGTTGAACTTCTAATTGGAAATCCACAAAAAGCAA